A genome region from Trueperaceae bacterium includes the following:
- a CDS encoding HlyD family secretion protein — LAAEQAPAQVERAEADARRAAAALTQAEAAAAAAEVAVAQAEASLAVAEAQRRQATAAAASAEVALAQRTLRAPFAGRVLAAPLEVGEAVGPNAPTIRIGDVGGWRVVTTNLTERQVTGLTPGARVRVAIDAVPGRTFDGTVERVAYDPRLVRGDVTYEAVIGVGGAALDADVRAALRPGMTAVVRELPSAGSASAAP, encoded by the coding sequence GTTGGCGGCGGAGCAGGCGCCCGCGCAGGTCGAGCGGGCGGAGGCGGACGCCCGCCGCGCCGCGGCGGCGTTGACGCAGGCGGAGGCGGCCGCCGCAGCGGCGGAGGTCGCGGTGGCGCAGGCGGAGGCGAGCCTCGCCGTCGCGGAGGCGCAACGCCGGCAGGCGACCGCGGCGGCGGCGTCGGCGGAGGTGGCGCTCGCGCAGCGGACGTTGCGCGCGCCGTTCGCCGGGCGCGTGTTGGCCGCGCCGCTGGAGGTGGGTGAGGCGGTCGGCCCGAACGCCCCGACGATCCGGATCGGGGACGTCGGGGGCTGGCGGGTGGTGACGACGAACCTCACCGAACGCCAGGTGACCGGCCTAACGCCCGGCGCCCGCGTGCGGGTCGCGATCGACGCGGTGCCGGGCCGGACGTTCGACGGCACCGTCGAGCGGGTCGCGTACGACCCGCGGTTGGTGCGCGGCGACGTGACGTACGAGGCCGTGATCGGCGTGGGCGGGGCGGCGTTGGACGCCGACGTCCGGGCGGCGTTGCGGCCGGGCATGACGGCGGTCGTGCGGGAGCTTCCCTCCGCAGGGAGCGCGTCGGCGGCACCCTGA